The Prevotella sp. E9-3 genome has a window encoding:
- a CDS encoding carbohydrate kinase, whose protein sequence is MRKVIGIGETVLDIIFKGDQPVQAVPGGSAFNAIISLGRAGIPASFIGETGNDRVGQLIKNFLKDNGVDESGVCTFPDSKSPISLAFLNEENNADYLFYKDHPHDQIDFTYPDIHEDDVVIFGSFFAINPVVRPQVAAFLDYAHKQGAILYYDLNYRASHKTDLLRVTPNIIENLEMADIVRGSEEDFEIMYKKKDADSVYRSEISFYTKKFIYTRGAQPVEVRADNGFAKQYPIQNDGTVVSTIGAGDNFNAGFVFGLIRDGITRENIENGLTEQQWDRLIESGNRFAANVCHSFNNYIEPEFGKLINTL, encoded by the coding sequence ATGCGAAAAGTTATAGGTATAGGCGAGACCGTTCTCGACATTATTTTCAAGGGCGATCAGCCCGTACAGGCAGTGCCCGGTGGTTCTGCCTTCAATGCAATCATCTCTTTAGGACGCGCAGGCATTCCTGCTTCTTTTATCGGCGAAACAGGTAATGACCGTGTGGGCCAGTTAATCAAAAATTTCTTGAAAGACAATGGTGTCGATGAGTCGGGCGTTTGTACTTTTCCTGATTCTAAATCGCCTATCTCACTGGCTTTCCTCAACGAGGAGAACAATGCCGACTACCTGTTTTACAAAGACCATCCACACGACCAGATAGACTTTACCTACCCTGACATCCATGAGGACGACGTGGTGATATTCGGCTCGTTCTTTGCCATCAACCCCGTGGTTCGCCCACAGGTGGCAGCTTTTCTCGACTATGCCCACAAACAGGGAGCTATTCTCTATTACGACCTGAACTACCGTGCATCGCACAAGACCGACCTGCTGCGCGTAACGCCCAATATCATCGAAAATCTGGAAATGGCCGATATAGTACGCGGCAGCGAAGAGGACTTTGAGATTATGTACAAGAAAAAGGATGCCGACTCTGTGTATCGCTCTGAAATATCTTTCTACACCAAGAAATTCATCTATACACGCGGCGCCCAACCCGTTGAGGTAAGAGCCGACAATGGTTTTGCCAAACAATATCCCATCCAGAATGATGGAACGGTGGTAAGCACTATTGGTGCCGGCGATAATTTCAATGCAGGTTTTGTGTTCGGCCTCATCCGCGACGGCATCACTCGTGAGAATATTGAAAACGGACTCACCGAACAGCAGTGGGACCGTCTCATAGAAAGCGGCAACCGTTTCGCTGCAAATGTTTGCCACAGCTTCAATAACTATATTGAACCCGAATTCGGAAAACTAATCAATACATTATGA